GCCGAGTccgagtggaggaggaggggagcgGGGCACGCTGCGCGTCCACGTCATGCACCGGGCCCTGGTGGGTCCAGACAAACTCCTGGGTCAGGCTGTCATcagtctgctgcagctcagtgaaGACACAGCCCGCAACAAGACTGAGTAAGTGATCAGGTGGCAGGCAGGGGAGCAGTTTGAATAGAAATGAAGTCAAAAGCAGGGGTGGGTTAGAAGTGACAAGGTGTgcaaaggaaaaaggaaaagccCAATTCAAAGTTTGCCCTAATCTTTAGGATCACAAATATATGATTTAGATTGGCCCACAGAAGCTGGGTTCAATATTACATTACTACTCAGTAATGTGGCATCATCGTTGCAGATTAATTAGATGTAAATCTAATCAGttctcatctcttcctcttGATTGAAGCCAGttctcacagtgtgtgtttcttttcatgtgcTCAATATTTGATTAGAAGGCAGATGTTCCTCTTAGATTTTAGCTGCATGTAAACGAGGAAAGCACAGGTGTGAACGAGGCTCAGTGGCTTTGATTTTCACCTGCACCACAGTTGAACAACTCCTGGTTTCTGTCAGTCATTCTGCAGCTTTGTGGGGCAAAACTCAATAATCCCTAATAAATCCGTTttaataacaacctgtgtttgttttcctgacattgtgcatgtgtaaagactgtgactgtgatttctttcttctacCAATGTGAAGTGTTtccagcacacacatgcagccatCCATCACTATACAGACCTGCTCTGGTGGGTTTGACATATGTTGCCCACTCACTCCAGTACAGCTTAAGGGATTTGTTCCCTTGACTGCAGCCTTCAGGAATGCCAATTAGCATTACTTGGGCAAATGAAGTGAGTCAAAAGATTCACTCTTTCATTGACTGAATTAATAATAAGCTGTGTTTTATATAGTGTTTTCACAGAAACGCTATATAACTGGTTGAAATGCCTTAAAGTTGTAAGCTGACTTAAACTTATTCAAGGTGTTTATTAGACTTGTCCGTGCACATCTTTGagtagaaaacaaatgtaagtaaaacatgtttttcaggaCTTTAAATTGAGTCGAGTAAGAATAGAAAATGTGTTCTTGTGCTAAGTTGTTTCTGATCACTTTAGTTCCCCCGCATGTGACTAGTATTATAACAAGCGGATCACGTACCGTctacatgcacaaacatacacacccCCGCGTTAGGCagggttgtttgtttttgtttggctcTGCTTggtgtctttgtctttggtGTTTAATTGCATGAATTGGAATATAGTCCACATCAAGGTTAGATGTGATATGTGTATTGTCAGTTCATATAGAGGCAGTgctttcacaaacacagcaatTTTGTCTACCACCACACGTACATTTCCAGCTTTCATCCTCTGCTGAGCTGAAAGTAAAAGCTATTAAGCTGAATGTCACCTGTCTGGTTGAGGAATGTCCAATCTTGCATTGTTTTTGGCTTCATGGTGTGTGTATCTGATCACATCGGCACTTTTTGGCATCTTTCTAAAATCTGTTTCAATTGAACTCTCCTGCACATACAGTTCATGAGGAGTCCTTACATTGAGAATACACTGTTTTTATAAACTCAGTAGACCTGTTTTAGTTGGTGTTGCgtaaatgtttttgtgcctCTGAGGTTATATCTGGCTGTAGCCTTACATTCCTGACTATTTTATcaatgaacaaataaacagtGGCCGTTTAGCAAGGTCACGTTTACTGATGCGGCCATACTGGCTCCTGACACACAAAGTGTTGCACGTGCCATGAGCTGCCTGTACAAAAGTCCTACTGTTTAAAGGCCATGATGTTTTTCAAAGTTTGCTGAGCAATTTGTGAACCAGGTTTTACACCATTTGAGCATTTGATGCTTTCAACACTTTTATTAGTGCTCACGTGTAAGATGTATGATACATCTGTACTTGATAAGTATTTACTTACTTGATATTAgtaagtttgtgtgtttatttattattatttattatttgcattCATCTTTAAAAGGACAGATGCTAGGAAAGGTTTTGTAATTTCTACTATATCTAAGTCAGGCCTGCAAGTGCAAAACATTTGTGATAGAGCACAACCACGACTGTTGAAAATCAGTTTTAACAATCTTGCTTTCAATTGTATCGCATGGTCTAACTTTGTAGCAATGTAGTTTGTCTGGGTATGTTAAGGACATCTTATCTGTGCTAgcttaaaagttattttaaagtatcagattaaaaaaagggaaaataactATTCTATTCAGCGAGTGTTGGTAGCGTGACAGCGAGCATGCAAAACATCAAGGCCTTGAAACTGGTGCTACTTTGAATCTAGCTAttgttacttttttattatttacaccgctgtttttcagctgtggcatgttgaaatgtgttcaaatgtttgtttaaagtcAGTTTTCAACTGTCAGCTATTGCTCAAGAGCATCAGAACACCCACACTAATTAAACTAATTGTTATATAATGATAATAGTGTGTCAACTTTAATCCCCAAAGCCTGAATACATAAAAACTGTTGTGTTACAACTTACATTACCTTTTTTTATAAGCATTATAATGTACTGTAAGAAGCCTACAGTTTGGCAAGTCTCAAATTACAGCTTCCCTGTAGCATTGTGTCATGTGTAACAGCTTCACTGTAAGTTTTTCTTTCCGTTATAGATTTTAGTCTAAAGTAACGCAGGGTTCAGCCAAAGGTTTGTGACACACAAAGGGAAAgtgaattagttttttctttcctggttCATTTATGCAGGCCTTCATTTCAGCTTCTCTGACTCATGGATGTGGACTGATGTGATAAGCCCAGGACAGTTTTGGTCCTTGGATATTATCACTGCGGAGTTGTTTAACTCGCTAAGCTCTTCTCCTGCTAACAGCTGTGTTCTGTGATAAGAAAGGCTTGAGCCACGCGGGGTCGTGTCTTATCGGTAGTTCAGGCTTCACAAggaaggatgtgtgtgtgcaaaattTGTGTGGAATAAATTGTTGAGTCATGTATTATCCTCTTCTGGTTCTGTCCGTACAACAGAGCAACACATGCTCTTCTATTCACAGGAGTGTGAGGTTATCAACAATCATTATCATCCCTTCACCATGCCACTTCTAATTCCTCCTCCTGCTCAGTGCTAACCAACGCCTAAACCCTTTTGCAACTTCCCTTCTGATTTAACTGAAGTGACttatttcttctgcttttttttatgtatgagTTGAGTTTGTGTTGGTGGCTTCATTAAACATCAGGGATTATCAGTGTAGGGACTGCGATTTAAACTAATACTATACAATTCTATACTTTACTGTATAGTGGTACAGTGCAATATAGTGCTAGTAATATTCATTTTATCACTATACTATACTCTATGATACTGTATAGTGCtggaagacaaagtgaattggTATCTATACTAAGTTCTGTATTAACAGTATTGCATAACAATTTTTATAATTtactaatgttaatgttattgtaCTACGTTCATGTATTTGCATATATCTACATTGTCTTGTGAAATACTGTCTTGCACAATTTCCGTGTAACCTTGTCTATTCACATCTGAACCGGTAATGCTCCCTGTGCAACATGATCTTGCATGTTTCTAAATTCGATCCTCTTTTGATGatagttctttttcttttcttttttttttttggtgatttTATTGTCTTGTTTGCAATGGTTGGTTGGCTACACTGATGATATTACTATACTAAGGTGATGGTGTGTTAGTTCTACTACTGTACCATACTACGTAATACCATACTAGTACAATAAACTATTGTTATTCCATTCTCTTTCCACCATACTACTACTAGTAAATGGCTTGGTGATATGTTTGAGTTATCATTAATGATCATAATCTagtatgtttattattgagaaGCCATAATCAGGAGTAATGCAGCCCCTCTCTTCTACAAGGTGCTGTACTGTTTGCCATCAGGTATCCATCCAGTGTATTGTGTTTTTAGGCCAAATTAGGATTGATGGAAGTGGAATATTTATACTGCTTTGATAGTGAAACTACTCACAAAGACGCTGTGAAACCACAGCAGGATTAATGATGTTTCCTTGTTCATAACTTTGAAGAAACCTCACAGTGGAATTTTTTTCATTGCCAGGGCTTACGATATTTGCAAACCTCATTACTCATCACCAGTACGAGGCAGGGGAGCCACGGCTGCAGGATCATTCATTTCACAAATTCCAGGAAAAGGCGTTTTCCtcctttaatttgtttgtgCCACACATCTAAAGCATTCTTGAGGGAGGAGTAGGATGAGGACATATCTGATTCAAGACTACTGAAAGGAAGGCACTGTATATTACAGTCTATTTTAGTAAATTCTTGTGACGATATGTTATGTGAACTGTTTATGGATACTGACACTTGATCAGTTTTTAGAATCAGATTTTTCCCATGCTGCCCCTTGTCCATCACAACTTTAAAACCACCAGgctgatttaatgttgtggctcaCCTGTGGAGATTTAGTAATTAATAATGCttccacattttttaaaaccacattCAAGAGCTTGGCAATAATAAGGATGATAAGCCATAGCTACAGCTCAGATATAGTaccctccaccacacacacacacacacacacacacacacacacacacacacacatccttccTCATTTCCCCAGGAATCCAGATTTCAGTTGGAGTTGTTTGTTTAGTGTTGAGCTGACCTCAGATTTCTGCCTGATGGGCAGTTTTTCTGCTGACTGTtcctttttgttgttctgttaaATTATTCTACTCATTCTTCTGTCTGTACTGGAACATGACAGATGTTGACTCTGTGGGTGTTTTACTGAGCTAATTTCCCTTCATTTCAGTAcaagatttacattttaagaaGCTAAAAGTCGAAGAATCTGCAGTTTATAACAGAATCCTGCTTTAGTTGTTTTCACTCAGACATTAGAGGATGAGGTATTAGGGGAAAAGAGGACAGTATAAAGGTTATCAAATGTTGACACAAACAAGAATACACAGTACAATCAGTAATACATTCTCTATATTTAAGAGGGTAGCACACAGTGCAGTGTTTAAAACACTTTCCTTTTGGTTATTGGTGGCTGTGCATGGATCATCAGACCTtccaaaaacattcaaattacCCCTTAGTCACTTTCCATTTGCTGTGGGATGGCTCATAGTTTccaaactgtgaaactgttgAAATTGTCTGTGAGTTCTTACtgtgctataaaaaaaaaagagcttcgttctgttttggttcactctcatCAGTCTTTTCACAGTTATTCAGTGAAGAAGCTGAATAGactcaataaaaaataaatttccaAACTAGTGATGATGTTGCTCCATAGCTGCTGGGTGTATAAATGGGCAACTGTTTGCcagcatgttgttgttgtgttcacATGTGTTTCTGCTGCCCTCAAGTGGCATCATGTTCGTCAGTTATTTGAGTATTATGTGTCTGTTAATATAATTCTAATAGAATTACTCTCTTTAACAGATGGTTTAAGTTACTGGACAAGACTGGCAaagcagacaaagacagaggagaggtgCTTCTGGACATTCAGTTCATGAGAAACAACATGACTGCCAGCATGTTTGACCTGTCTGCTGCCGGCAAATCCCGCTCTCGTCTGGGCAAACTAAAGGACAAAGTTCGTGGCAAGAAAAAGGAATCAGACACCGTGTCTAGTGTGGTGCAATCCTTCACGCAGGTTCTgacagacagtgaggaggaggcaAATGGGGATGGTGAGCCAGCAGCAGAGAaggatgaaaagaagaagaaacataaaatgaaatccTTATTTTCTCCCAAGTCTAACCTGCAGAGGAACATGTCTCAGTCTTTGTCTGTTCTGCCTGCTAACTCCTCGCTGAGCGGAAGCCAATCGTCTGGTCTGAATGTGGAGTCATCTGAAGGTCAGGAGTAAcaatttcatgttttgtttttttttttgccattatgcattttattttcttccatgATCTTTGTAGTAAAATGCATGTCACAATCTGATTCCAGGTAAGAAGAAATTCAAGTTCATGTTACATAAACGCTCAGGTAGCTCAGACAGCAAAGATTCCTCCTCTGGCCTCCAAAAACACAGCTCTGGGGAACACAGTAACATGTGCATCAATGGCAGCCATGTTTACTGCGAGGAGCCGCAACCTCGGACTTCTCGCATTGGCTCAAACTTCAGTCTGACCAGTTCAGGCCACGGATCAATGGAAGATGTTCCTGAAAGACAACATTCAGCCTGGAccgaggaagaggaagagacagcAGAAGTAGAAAATATACAAGAGAAtgtggatgaagaggaggaagaggaaagaatgagggtggaggaggagaaagtgagGAGGCAAGAAGAGTTAGAGAAATTGGctgaagagaagaggagacgagaggaagaagaaaaaaagaggatggaagaagagaaggtcaaaagggaaaaagaaggaaaagaaaaggagggaagaggagagggagaaacaagaggaagaggagagggtaaggagagaagaagaatgtAAAAGATtagcagaggaaaagaggaaactagaggaagaagaaagaaggagaattgaagaaaaaaggcaaaaagaggAAGCGGAGCAAATTAAGATGGAAGAGAAAAGAGCtcaggaagagaggaggaaacaagaagaagaggagcgGGTTAGGAGAGAAGAAGAGCGTAAATTAGCCGAGGAAAAGAGCAGGctagaggaagaagaaagaaaaagggttGCAGAGGAGAAAGCTagaaaggaggaagatgagaggaaaaggagagaagaggaaaaagctgaggaagagaggaggaggcgagaagaagaggagagggttagaaaggaagaagaagagtttaaaAGATtagcagaggaaaagaggaaactagaggaacaagagagaagaaggaTTGCAGAAGAGAAAGTtagaaaggaggaagaggaaaaggctgaggaagaaaggaggaggagagaggaagaggagcggGTTCGGAGACAAGAGGAGGAGTTtgagaagaaaaggagactAGAAGAACAAGAAAGGAGGCAacgggaggaagaggaaaggattagggaagaggagagaagacaaaaggaggaggagagggctaagaaagaaaaggaagaataTGAAAGATTGAAACTAGAGGAAGCAAGGAAAAGGGTTGAGgcagaagaaaaggaaagagttagggtggaggaagagaggaggaggagagaagaggaagcagagagagttaggagggaaaaggaagaaaagatgAGACTAGAggaacaggagaggaggagaattgaggaagaggagaaacgACAAAGAGAGGAACAAGAAAGGATCAGAAAAGAAGAGGCAAGaagacaagaggaagaggaaagagcaaggagggagaaggaggtggtagaagagaaaaggagacaagaggaaaaggagaggaaacagagagaggaaagaatTAGACAGGAAGAGCAAGAGAAGATTaggatggaggaaaaaaggagacaagaggaagaggagaggttAAGGaagcaaaaaatgaaaagattagcagaggaaaagaagaagcaagaagaagaggagacatCAAGAAggctggaagaggagaaagctgaaagagagagggaagcagACAAAGCCaggcagctggagaaagagcagaagaaaagagaaaatcagtCAAGAGATGGACACGAAGTTGCAGTGGAGAGTCCTGCAGAAGTTACTTCTACTAATCCATTTGAGGATTCATATAATCCCATGGAGGAGGATCCAAAGTCATCTGCTCAACTAGACAGCAGCACAGGCAAAGTGTCTAATGCCCAACAAAGGTTAGTTGATCTTAGTCTAATCGCATCTCAAACTCTGatacattaataaattattttttcaagtAAATATCAACCAATCGTTAGCTGATATTCACTCCTCCTctacacatgaaaaatgggtgggttcaaataAAAGGCGCTCTCCTCTAAGCTGTGTATCTTACTTGGATGTTAACACCTGGAGATAAATGCCTCGTATTCAGCTTTCAATGTCAAACCCAAGTGttttcagcaaaaataaaagaactagcctcacttttccaatacttttggaggggaatGTATTTTGTAAGAGAAATTTAATAGAATTTCACCCAGTTTAAAGTTAGTTAAAGTTATGTCAACTGTGGGAAATCAgagtttgtacattttgtacatcATGGTTGAAATAAATCCTCTTAGTATCATTATCAGTTACACAACAGGCTGAGGAACAGAACAACATAAGAGGCAGTGaaactacatttaaataagTCAGTAATTTATGAGTGATCTGAATGTTTGTTACATTATTTATAATCAGCGATGCCAATGTCAACGATCACCTCGCATTTATATGCAACTTAAAACTGACACCATGAAAATTGCATGACTCTGTGCTGAGTATGTATGGGAATGCATACATTCATACATAGTATACATATGTATCTTTTGCTAACTGAGATTCGGGGCTCGTTGCACTGTCTTACCTCATTATAGGATGCAGCATGTTCATCatataaacacagtgaaaatgacttGAAACCTGTGGTTATCACTCTCAGTTTGACAGCGGTGGTGGAATATAATTCCAGAAGTCAGGAGATGCAGAGATGTCAGGAAGAGgcatattaaaatatttctttcttctattATTTACATACATCTCAGCCTTTTCTTCTGTGAtgtgttcattttttgtttctgtaaatttGCAAGACAAGCTTGTAATAGTCTTCTTTTCAACATCCTTGTTTTAGATGATTATCAAAGAGCAGTGATGCACTTATACACTTATACTGtatctgaatttattttcttcagtcaTTAGAgtattttggggtttttttttatttaccacttCATTATGCAGAAAagtcatgttttctgtgtctcatctCCAGATGTCACTCTGTGTCATCAGTGGAAATCAAGACCATTTCCAATGATGAAAAGGACCTGATTAGTGTTCAACGGGAAAAGCGACCAGCTCCTCAACCTCCAGGAAGAAATCAAGCTGAGAAACAGAGGGATACAGATGTATCTATGAGACATCAAATTAACAAGCAGAGTAAcgacaaagacataaaaactgCCAGTGTTCTCCCTCAGCGCTCTGTGCAAATGATTGCTCCTGTGAGTAGGTCTCCCACAGATACTAAAAGCACCCAGAGCTTAGTGCAAAGTAGTACCACCAAAGGAACAACTAATGCCATACAGGGTAAACGTCCTGCACCACCTAGACCTCGTTCTGTGGATGATGTGCCATTGTCTGAACAAAAAGTTATGACTTCTATTGACAACATTTCTGCAGATGGCCCAGAAGCAAAACAAGTCCAGATTGTTTATGGCTTAAATCCATTTGAAGATGAcgaagatgaaaatgaagcacAAGATGGTAACACTGGTTCACTGCACTGGCCTCCAGCTGTGTCACAAACTGAGAgtcaaacaaaaatcaaatccTCAAAGGTGGCCCGTGCTCCTCTACCACCTGCAGGCACGATTATAACCGATAACCGTGCCCAGGTGTGTGAACAAGAGTCGGAGGCCAAAACCTCTGTGCATGCCCAGAAGACTCCAATACAGGAGATCCAGCCTGTAGTGCAGAATACAGTGGAGGAACCGGGTGTGAAGAAGGAGGTGCCTCCTACAATTTCACGCAGGTGACACAGTTTAACTCCTCAAATACTATTTATGCAAGTCACACACTTCATAACTTATAGATCACACGCCTCCATCTGCCGACATTGTGCTCATCATAAAAACCTCCATAATTCATCCTCATTTATCTTTTATCAGTTATTCTCCTTTATCTTTGCTTCTATTATTAAGTGTGTTGTATGTGATGAGGTCAGTGTGTTTCAATTAGCTTGCATTGCTAACACTATCCGGAGTTTGACAAGTGTTTACTaaatatgatttgttttttttctccacccaCAACCAGCCACTGCCtacatttttctttagttttgttttgtctttgcaggCTCCAACCTGTAAAACCCCTTAATCCTCTGGAACAGCAGTCTGTCTCAGTCGTTCAAGGGCAAAAAGATAACAAATCCACAGGAATCCTCAGTGAGGTTCAGGACAAAACAAAGGTATTTCGGTTTTTATAACGCTTTTATGGTGTTTTAAAGATTTTCCAATGCCATTATGAGAataaagtaaacacatttttgtatttatattgtgaAATGTAagagtttcagttcagttcattttcagttcatCGTCACATTTGAATCATAGTTGTGTTAACACTTCCCATGTTTTCTGTCCTCTCCCAGGGAAACGGTGCTGGGCTGAAAGGGCCGTACTCCCAGCTGACTCGAGATGAACTCATCTCTCTGGTACTGaagcaggaaaaacagctttcagagagagacaaaaagataACAGAACTGGAGCAGTACATAGACAACTTACTTGTGCGTGTCATGGAAGAAAAACCAAGTATCCTCATGTCCTTGAGCACTATGAAGAAGGCTGTATAGGTGGATGCACCaatgtttattgtaaaaaaatactACTAAGTACAAAGATATTGTACATTGTTGTTATTTAGTACTATTTTTGAGAAttagctacagtatgtacatgttAAAACAGTTTCTTCATTGCATTTGTATTGGTCATTTTTATGTTCAGCATAAAGTTCAAATCATAACTttgataaatgtaatattacaaatataatacttgttattttcttgctaatttgctgcaaaacaaaatcaatactgttttttttctcttaagaCTTAGTTTGCTGTTCACTGGTGATATCTCCACTAAAAGAAGAGtcttattttactgttaaaatgCACTAGTCACTGTATGTAATTTCTTGCTCTTGTCCTGAATGTttacatgatttaaaaataaaaaaagcactttaatTAGCTCGCTCACACGATTAACATGATATGCACAGAtttatagtaaattaaataaaatacataactTGTATGtcgactgtttttttttttttcttggccaGTTTATCAATGAAGGCACATTTTGCCATGTCGTGATATTAATCTTAAATTACTGAGATTTTCCAAAGAATGAATCTCATGCTGTTTACAACCTAAATTC
The Anabas testudineus chromosome 22, fAnaTes1.2, whole genome shotgun sequence DNA segment above includes these coding regions:
- the rab11fip1b gene encoding caldesmon; this translates as MSLMDQQWCPASVQVTVLQARGLRIKGKSGTNDAYAVMQVGKEKYQTSVAEKSVAPVWKEEAAFDLPPSPSGGGGERGTLRVHVMHRALVGPDKLLGQAVISLLQLSEDTARNKTEWFKLLDKTGKADKDRGEVLLDIQFMRNNMTASMFDLSAAGKSRSRLGKLKDKVRGKKKESDTVSSVVQSFTQVLTDSEEEANGDGEPAAEKDEKKKKHKMKSLFSPKSNLQRNMSQSLSVLPANSSLSGSQSSGLNVESSEGKKKFKFMLHKRSGSSDSKDSSSGLQKHSSGEHSNMCINGSHVYCEEPQPRTSRIGSNFSLTSSGHGSMEDVPERQHSAWTEEEEETAEVENIQENVDEEEEEERMRVEEEKVRRQEELEKLAEEKRRREEEEKKRMEEEKEEERVRREEECKRLEKSRLEEEERKRVAEEKARKEEDERKRREEEKAEEERRRREEEERVRKEEEEFKRLAEEKRKLEEQERRRIAEEKVRKEEEEKAEEERRRREEEERVRRQEEEFEKKRRLEEQERRQREEEERIREEERRQKEEERAKKEKEEYERLKLEEARKRVEAEEKERVRVEEERRRREEEAERVRREKEEKMRLEEQERRRIEEEEKRQREEQERIRKEEARRQEEEERARREKEVVEEKRRQEEKERKQREERIRQEEQEKIRMEEKRRQEEEERLRKQKMKRLAEEKKKQEEEETSRRLEEEKAEREREADKARQLEKEQKKRENQSRDGHEVAVESPAEVTSTNPFEDSYNPMEEDPKSSAQLDSSTGKVSNAQQRCHSVSSVEIKTISNDEKDLISVQREKRPAPQPPGRNQAEKQRDTDVSMRHQINKQSNDKDIKTASVLPQRSVQMIAPVSRSPTDTKSTQSLVQSSTTKGTTNAIQGKRPAPPRPRSVDDVPLSEQKVMTSIDNISADGPEAKQVQIVYGLNPFEDDEDENEAQDGNTGSLHWPPAVSQTESQTKIKSSKVARAPLPPAGTIITDNRAQVCEQESEAKTSVHAQKTPIQEIQPVVQNTVEEPGVKKEVPPTISRRLQPVKPLNPLEQQSVSVVQGQKDNKSTGILSEVQDKTKGNGAGLKGPYSQLTRDELISLVLKQEKQLSERDKKITELEQYIDNLLVRVMEEKPSILMSLSTMKKAV